The DNA segment ATACAGATTCCTTGGGTGCCGCAGCACCAGATTCAGTGGAGGAGAAGCATCACTTTGGGTTTGTGCAGCAAAGGCTTTGGCATCACCAGGGTGCGAACCCTAGGGCGCAGATGCGTGCTAGCGCGGATCGGGAATGCATGCATTGGCATGGCTCCCCATCGGCGTGCACCCGTGAAATGCCAGGGCCGTCTGCGACGTGCAGGCGGTGCTTCACCGCAGCAGCAAGGCCGCAAAAGATAGGTGGATGCGGTCTGGGATCCCCCATCACCGGGCTAGTCCTCATCCATCATCCGCGCCGCCTGGTTGTGCAGCGCCGATTCCGCGCGGAAGTAGCCCAGCACCGTGGCCACGCTGTGGTGGCCGGTCAGGGCCATGGTTTCGGGCAGGGGTACATTGCGGCGCCCAGCCTCGGTCACAAAGCCGGAGCGCAGTGAATGCGCGGAAAAATCGCCTTCCACCCCCGCGAGTGCGCACCGCTCCTTGACGATGGTGCGCACGGCCGCAGGCGACAGCGGCTCCGCCACATGGCCGCCTTTGCGTATGCGGCGGAAGATGGCGCCGTCCACGATGCCGCTGGCCGTCAGCCATTCCTGCAGCGCTGCGCCGGCCGCACCCAGCACCGGCTTGTGGTTGTCGGGCACATCCATGCCCGACTGGTTGGTTTTGGAGTGGGCGAGGGTGTAGAGGTATTCCTGTGGTGCCACCCGGCGCAGATGGCGCATTTCGGCCTGCGCGACTTCAGAGCGGCGGCGTCCGCCGCTGGCCCAGGCAAACAGCAGCAACGCCCGGTCGCGCTTGCCGCGCAGGCTGTCGTCACAGGTGGCCAGCAACGCGCTCAGTACTTCCTTGGTGATGGCCGCTTTCTTCTGCGGCATGGCGCCACGTTTGGCGTAGGCCTTGCGCGTGCGCGCCATCAGCTCGCGCACATGCGCGTCCTGGCATGGATTGGGCCAGCCCTGGCTCTGGTGGTATTTGGACAGCACCGCCACACGGTGCACCAGCGTGTTGTGGGAGAGGGCGCCCATGCGGCCCTTGCGTCCCGCCTGCACCAGCGCTCGGTCCACGGTTTCCGGCAGTTCGCAGCGCAGGCCGGTAGGCGTCTGGCGCTCGGCATGGTCCACGATGAACTGGAGCACATGTGCCACATCCGTTGGCCAGACCATTTCTTCGCCATAGCGCAGGCGGTGCCAGGCCTGCCAGTAGCGCAGGGCACTTTGGTAGCTGGCTCGGGTGTTAACGGACTCTCCCTCGGCCAGCAGGTCCTTGATGGCGCTGACGGTGGCGTGGCCCAGTTGCACCGGAGTTTCCACCCCCTTTGTAGTGTCTGAGACGAGATATTGCATATGTATGATGTAGTGCTTGTTATATTTAATACGTCACATGTATGTTGTTATATAATAATATTCAACAAATCACGATAACAATCACTTATCGATGGTAACCGAAAAGGATGTGGGCATGAACACCAGCAAAAGTACGCGAGGAATCCAGGAAGCCGATGTATGGGGTGCCGCAGACGCCCTGATCGCCCAGGGTCTGCGTCCCACGATCGAGCGCGTGCGCCAGCACATTGGCCGTGGCTCGCCCAATACCGTCAGCCCCATGCTGGAAGCCTGGTTTGCCACGCTGGGTGCCCGCCTGGGGGTGGCGGAATCAGCCCAGGAGCCGGCAGACGACGTGCCGGAACCGGTGCGCCAGGCCGCGCAGCTGATGTGGGTGAGCGCACTGGAGCAATCCAGGCAGGCAGCAGAGCAGCTGCTGCAGGAACGCGAATCGACCATTGCTGCGGCCGAGAAGACGGTCGCAGCCAATGAGCAGCACTTGGTTCAGCGCGAAGAGGCCATGCACCAGCAGAAAAAGGCCATGGACGACGCCATGAAACTGGCGCGCAGCCAGGCACAGGAGCTGTCGCGCCGCCAGGACGAGATGCAGCAGCTGCTGCAGGAGCGTGAGGCGCAGATCCAGGCGCTGCGCAACGAAGTGGCCGAGAAGAACCGTCTGCGGGAAGAAGACCACAAGCAGCACGCCGAAGCACTGCAGGCCGCATCCGCCGAGCGCCAGCGCCTGGCCGAACAGTTTGCCGGCAATGAACGCCGCATGCTGGCCGATCTGGACCGCGCACGACAGGATCTGGCCACAGGCAAAAAGCAGCAGGCCGAGGGCGAGCGCCGCCAGCAGGCACGCTACGAAGAACTGCACGAGCGCTTCGTGCGTTCCGAAGAAGAGCTGGTGCAAACGCGCGGAGCACAGCTGTCGGCCGAGCAGGCATTGCGTTCGGCCCTGGAGCGCATTGACGATCTGAAGGCCTTGGCCGCCATGCGCAGCCATGTGACGCAGCAGTCGCAGGCACCCATCCATCCTTTGGCCGATGCGGCTGCCGCGCGGCCACGCCTGGCACGGGCCCCGGCACGCAAAAACCTGCCTGCGCGAGCCCTGCGGAAGAACCGGAAATGAACCACCCTGGGGGCAGAACACCTCTCTGCCTCAAGCCTGATGCACCAGTGTGAGGTGCATCACTGAGAAAACAGCGCCTGAAATTTTCTTCTGCGTCTGGCTTCTGCTAGTTCAGAGCGACAAATCGGCTACCGCAGTCGCCACACACAATATTCAGGTTGGGCCTGCCCCAGACACTCAGCTTCGGACACCCGCCGCATGTGTATTTGATGCGGTTCGACTTGTTGGGTGCGGCCTCGGGGGCGGAGGGCACCTCGCCAACAGCAACTTCTGCGATGGGTTTGCGGCTGGGTCCACCAGGGCGAACCGCGCCGGCCAGGGCAGGGTTGTCTTTGATGGGGGCTGAAGCGCCCATGACACCGACCAACTGCGCAGACACGGTGTTTTGTCCCAGCTGCACGTGCTCTTCGGCAGGAAAGCGGTCGTACCAGCTCAACGAGAAATCACTGGTCAGAAGCGATTCACAAGCCACCAGGAAGCGGCCACCGGCAACAGGGTAGTCGGCCATCATGTCCCCGGTGCGCTTGCCGCCAGGCTGGCCGGTGGAGGAGGGCATCAGGCCGATGGATTCCATCTTCTGTGCCCACTGCTCGTTGTGATAGCGGCCACGACCTGGCTGACCGAAGTGCTGCTGCCAGAGATGGGCCATCTCATGCACCAAGGTCTGCATGGTCTCCACCAGCGGGACAACCGCAAAGTAGGAGGGGTTGATGGCGATCTCGTCGGTCGTGGCCCCTTCGAGCGACGCAAATCGCGCGGCCGAGAAATACCCCACAGTGCGCTTTTCCCGCTGGAGCGTCAGGAGGCAGTGGGGCAACCTGCCATCAAACAACGCTTCATTGAAATGGTCGTAGGCCTGCTGCAACTCGGAGTAGGTCTGGTGTGTCGGAGCAGTACCGGGCATGGTGTTGGACATCAATGGTTTGTATTGTGCAATACAAACTGCCCAAAAACATCTGACTGAACGGGTGGAGGAGGGGCCATCCAGTCGGCGCTTGCAGATGCAAGTCCATCGTGGTGCGGCACGCATTTGGCCTGGGCAAGCGCACGTGGTAACGCGACGATGCGACGGGTCAATCCCGGGACAGCACCGAACACCAGTGCCGTCTTGCAAGCCGAGCCCGAACGCAGCAAGACGGCCTTGACGCCGGAACGCGCACGGCATGCGCGGCGGCAGTGACTTTCACACCACACGAAATGACTGTCACAAACAGTACTTGTGCGTTGCTTAGAGTTTCCGCAGCGGTTGCAGAAAGCCACCGCCACTTCCTTTGATCAGTTCAGTTCGTATCTCGGCAATGAAAACTCAAAAAGCGCGCTCGCGCACCCTGGCACTCGTGATGGGCACGTTTGTCGCATCGACTTCCAGCTTGGCCTTGGCACAATCTTCCGTCACCGTTTTTGGCGTGGTGGACGTCGGCATCACCAGCGCCAAGTCCGGCAGCAACAGACTCAATGCATTGAACTCCAGCCAAGGCAAGACCAGCCTGATTGGTTTCCGCGGCAAGGAAGACCTCGGCGGCGGCAACCAGGCTGAGTTCTGGCTCGAAGGCGGCCTCAACCCCGACGCTGGTACCGGTGGCAGCAGCGGCTCTCTGGCTTTCGAGCGCCGCTCCACCATCGGACTGTCCAACAAGACCTGGGGTGAAATCCGCCTGGGTCGCGACTACACCCCCAGCTACAACATCTTCACCGCCTTCGGTGGCCCTGACACCACCACCGGCGTGCAGGCCAACCTGTTCCAGACCATCCGCCAGACAGCCTACAACGCCGCCAGCCAAAGCGGTACGGTGGATCGCACGCGCATCAGCAACTCCGTGAGCTATTTGCTGCCCCGCGACCTGGGCGGCTTCTACGGCCAGCTGTCGGCATCCTTCGGTGACGAAAATACTTCCGGCTCCGGCGCAAGCAAGGCCCGCAAGTACGTCGGCGGTAGCCTGGGCTACCGCTCCGGCCCGCTGAACATGGGCATCGGCTACGGCAAGATGTCCGGAAACCGTGCGGTGACCACCCCCAGCGCCATTGCCGCAACCAGCGACCTGGACGACTTGGCACTGGGCGCTTCGTACAACTTCGGCAGCTTCGTGCTCAGCGGCGGATACAACCGCCTGAAGTGGGAACCCATTGGCACCGGAACATCCGGCAAGGTCGATGGCTTCTACCTGAGCGGCGCCTTGCCTCTGGGCCCGGGCAATCTCCGCATCAAGTACGCTAGCGCCAAATTCAGCGGAAATGCCACCGCCCTCACGCGCAGCGGCGGCAAGGCCGACAAGTATTCGATCGGATATGTCTACGACCTGTCCAAGCGCACCTCGCTGTACGCTGGTGTGGCGCACGTCAGCAACAAGAACGGTGCCAGCGTCGGCCTGATCGGCGGCCCCGCGGGTGTTGCCAATGCCAGCTCGAGCGGTGTGGACCTGGGCATCAGCCACTCGTTCTGAACGCCGCCAGCGTCTCTTCGTAGCGAACCTCCACCTTGGAACAGGCCCTTGCCCCGCAGGGCCTGTTTTTTTGGCCTTCCATCTTCTTCTCCCGCCATACCCGCGATACCCGCCATGCGCCACCTCAATTCTTCCTTCTGCCTGATGGCAGCGACTGCCGCTGCGGTCGCCTTGCTGAGCGCCTGCGCCGACACCCGTACGCTCCAGGTCACAGGCACCGAGACCGTCACGCAGACGACTGGCGTCGGCAGCATCAGCGCCATCGTCACGCGCCAGGATGTCCAGTTCGACGACAAGTTCTATTTCCCCTATGAAGGCAAACATCCCGCCACCAAGGCCGATTTCCCCCAAGGCTTTCTGCCGGCCTACGGTTCGGGCCTGGCCCTGAAGGGCAGGCGCGCCGACGGCACGCTGGAGTTCTACGCCATCACCGACCGCGGCCCGAACGCCACCACCGGCCCGGTCACGCAGATCACCGACGGCTCCAACCCCACGGGCTTCGCCAGTTCCACGGTGTTTCCATCGCCCAACTTCACGCCGTCCATCGGCGTGATCACGCTCGGCAAGGATGGCGCCAAGCTCGTCTCGACCCTGCCGATCAAGTTCAGCGCCACACAGAACGCCAATGGCCGGGTACAACCGCGCGGCATCACAGGCAACACGGGCGAACAGGTTCTGGACGACTCCTTCACCTATCCTGGCAATGCCAAGGGCTACAGCGAATTCGGCCTGGACACCGAATCCGTGGTGGTGGATGCAGCACGCAATGCGCTGTGGGTGTCCGACGAATACGGCCCCTTCATCGTGAAGATCGACCCGGCCACCGGCATCATCCAGAAGAAATACAAGCCCGGCACCGGCGCAGCCGATCTGGCTGCCATCCTCGCCAAGCGCCGCGCCAACCGTGGCATGGAGGGGCTGAGCATCGATGTGGCCAGCGGCAAGCTCCACGGCTTCCTCCAAAGCCCGCTGGACGATGGCAAGGCCGACTACACCAGCACAGCCGTTCCCGGCGCGACCGGCAAGTCGGAAAACGTGCGCGACTACGCCCGCTTTGTGCGCTGGGTGGAGTTTGACCCCACCACCGAGAAGACCCGCCTGTTTGCGTTGCCAGTAGACAGCAGTTGGTACAGCCAGGGCAAGACCGGCAACGCCAAGCTGGGGGATGTGGTCTCGCTGGGCAAGGGAAAATTCATCGCCATAGAGCAGGGCACGGGCAATGATAAAAAAGTCTTTAACGATCTGGTACTGATCGAGTTTCCGGCTAACGTGACCGACATCACCGCACTGGGCTCCGACCTGGAAAAAAGCAGCCTGACCGGCAAGCCGGTCAACGGCGCGGACTATTCCAAGATTGTGACGCTCAAGAAGACCCGGCTGTTCAACCTGAACGCCACCGGCTGGGTGGCCGAGAAGGCCGAGGGCCTGGCACTGGTCGACGACCACACCTTGGCGCTGACCAACGACACCGACTTCGGTGTTTCGCTGGCGGTGCTGGACGCCAGCGGGAAGGAGATCGAAGGCTCCGACGTCACCAAATGCATGGTGGACGCCGACGGCAAAATCGTGAACGACGGCAAATGCGCCAAGGGCGCGGCGAGCCTGCGCTTTGCCACCAACGACGTCAACGATCGCGCGCAGCGACTGTGGACCTTCCAGTTCAGCAAGAAGCTGAGCGAATACGGCGCTCTCTGAACAACAGCGGCTGCATGAGCACCACCATGCGCCCAGCGGCAACGCCGGGACGCATGGTGGTGTGCTGCAGCTTCGCTCAAAGAGATCCATGAGAAGTGATCGGGTGTTCCGAGTTCATAGCTGGGTATCGGCAGATGTGCGAGGTCACCAAACAACAAGACCGTGGAGGCCGGTGCATAAGCCTCAAGCTGGCGATCTGCTTCTCGTTTTCTGGCATCTCTGAAAAGAATACGATGTGTATTATGTTAAATATCATAGTAACCAACACGTCGTTTACGGCAGATGCGGCCCTCTGTCGCAATCCCGTTCTCCCCAGTTGCTCCATCGGTTCCTTGGCAATCGTGTGATGGATGTGTGATGTACAAGGCTGCAGCCTTGTACACCGACAACACCTCCTCACGCACGCGCTCCCGCGTATGGTCTTTTGTCACGCCGCCGCGGCAGTTCCTGCATCCTGGCGCTGGGATTTCAGCCGCTCCCAGGTGACACGGACGTGGCTGGCCATCAGCGTCTTGGCAAGCTCGGTGTGCTGCCGCTCAATGGCGCGCGTGATGGCCTGGTGGTCTTCCAGGCTCTCGGTGAACTGATCGTCGGAATAAAAGAAGAAGGCACCGGTGACCCGCCGCGTGTTG comes from the Comamonas terrigena NBRC 13299 genome and includes:
- a CDS encoding site-specific integrase, translating into MQLGHATVSAIKDLLAEGESVNTRASYQSALRYWQAWHRLRYGEEMVWPTDVAHVLQFIVDHAERQTPTGLRCELPETVDRALVQAGRKGRMGALSHNTLVHRVAVLSKYHQSQGWPNPCQDAHVRELMARTRKAYAKRGAMPQKKAAITKEVLSALLATCDDSLRGKRDRALLLFAWASGGRRRSEVAQAEMRHLRRVAPQEYLYTLAHSKTNQSGMDVPDNHKPVLGAAGAALQEWLTASGIVDGAIFRRIRKGGHVAEPLSPAAVRTIVKERCALAGVEGDFSAHSLRSGFVTEAGRRNVPLPETMALTGHHSVATVLGYFRAESALHNQAARMMDED
- a CDS encoding DNA-binding protein, with the protein product MNTSKSTRGIQEADVWGAADALIAQGLRPTIERVRQHIGRGSPNTVSPMLEAWFATLGARLGVAESAQEPADDVPEPVRQAAQLMWVSALEQSRQAAEQLLQERESTIAAAEKTVAANEQHLVQREEAMHQQKKAMDDAMKLARSQAQELSRRQDEMQQLLQEREAQIQALRNEVAEKNRLREEDHKQHAEALQAASAERQRLAEQFAGNERRMLADLDRARQDLATGKKQQAEGERRQQARYEELHERFVRSEEELVQTRGAQLSAEQALRSALERIDDLKALAAMRSHVTQQSQAPIHPLADAAAARPRLARAPARKNLPARALRKNRK
- a CDS encoding SprT-like domain-containing protein; its protein translation is MSNTMPGTAPTHQTYSELQQAYDHFNEALFDGRLPHCLLTLQREKRTVGYFSAARFASLEGATTDEIAINPSYFAVVPLVETMQTLVHEMAHLWQQHFGQPGRGRYHNEQWAQKMESIGLMPSSTGQPGGKRTGDMMADYPVAGGRFLVACESLLTSDFSLSWYDRFPAEEHVQLGQNTVSAQLVGVMGASAPIKDNPALAGAVRPGGPSRKPIAEVAVGEVPSAPEAAPNKSNRIKYTCGGCPKLSVWGRPNLNIVCGDCGSRFVALN
- a CDS encoding porin — translated: MKTQKARSRTLALVMGTFVASTSSLALAQSSVTVFGVVDVGITSAKSGSNRLNALNSSQGKTSLIGFRGKEDLGGGNQAEFWLEGGLNPDAGTGGSSGSLAFERRSTIGLSNKTWGEIRLGRDYTPSYNIFTAFGGPDTTTGVQANLFQTIRQTAYNAASQSGTVDRTRISNSVSYLLPRDLGGFYGQLSASFGDENTSGSGASKARKYVGGSLGYRSGPLNMGIGYGKMSGNRAVTTPSAIAATSDLDDLALGASYNFGSFVLSGGYNRLKWEPIGTGTSGKVDGFYLSGALPLGPGNLRIKYASAKFSGNATALTRSGGKADKYSIGYVYDLSKRTSLYAGVAHVSNKNGASVGLIGGPAGVANASSSGVDLGISHSF
- a CDS encoding esterase-like activity of phytase family protein, translating into MRHLNSSFCLMAATAAAVALLSACADTRTLQVTGTETVTQTTGVGSISAIVTRQDVQFDDKFYFPYEGKHPATKADFPQGFLPAYGSGLALKGRRADGTLEFYAITDRGPNATTGPVTQITDGSNPTGFASSTVFPSPNFTPSIGVITLGKDGAKLVSTLPIKFSATQNANGRVQPRGITGNTGEQVLDDSFTYPGNAKGYSEFGLDTESVVVDAARNALWVSDEYGPFIVKIDPATGIIQKKYKPGTGAADLAAILAKRRANRGMEGLSIDVASGKLHGFLQSPLDDGKADYTSTAVPGATGKSENVRDYARFVRWVEFDPTTEKTRLFALPVDSSWYSQGKTGNAKLGDVVSLGKGKFIAIEQGTGNDKKVFNDLVLIEFPANVTDITALGSDLEKSSLTGKPVNGADYSKIVTLKKTRLFNLNATGWVAEKAEGLALVDDHTLALTNDTDFGVSLAVLDASGKEIEGSDVTKCMVDADGKIVNDGKCAKGAASLRFATNDVNDRAQRLWTFQFSKKLSEYGAL